A window of the Lysinibacillus irui genome harbors these coding sequences:
- a CDS encoding helix-turn-helix domain-containing protein translates to MNNIVQEMVERIESHLLEGFSLEHLGKDMGYSPDYCSFKFHQITGITIKKYRSLRKMYLASMALKDPQKKIIDIAFYHGFSSQESFSRAFKNTFGISPNDYRRSPQPLQTFVKLNLLGERGWFTMDISQKLKIEALQEKINAQYDQKLLNVLNGQMMYEEFAKQQLMGNSDYVPFNEAMCTNPTTSVIFSEEFNKIRATGHQVSLEDYELITVNPLKPLLTNDYQCIVLWFGDDMFCQLNLLTVLAFLEQQGYQGKVYYHMVKEMTYDVEETEIVLGDYMEIYEQVLIQHRLPKATVLPVMYQGVQLYFNYLKEENEITTYIKKHLDMPQNDLIKQLFYLFPHYGLGDRQYSKLIEKSKE, encoded by the coding sequence ATGAACAACATCGTACAGGAGATGGTTGAAAGGATTGAAAGTCATCTATTAGAGGGATTCTCATTAGAGCATTTAGGGAAGGATATGGGGTATTCCCCTGATTACTGTTCCTTTAAATTCCACCAGATAACTGGAATAACAATCAAAAAATATAGATCACTTCGAAAAATGTATCTTGCTTCTATGGCCTTAAAAGATCCACAAAAGAAAATCATCGACATTGCTTTTTATCATGGTTTTTCATCTCAGGAATCCTTTTCTAGAGCTTTTAAAAATACATTTGGTATAAGTCCAAACGATTACAGAAGGTCCCCACAACCTTTACAAACATTCGTGAAGCTGAATTTACTGGGGGAGAGAGGATGGTTTACGATGGATATTTCACAAAAATTAAAAATTGAGGCGTTACAAGAGAAAATCAATGCCCAATATGATCAAAAGTTATTGAATGTATTGAATGGACAAATGATGTATGAAGAGTTTGCTAAACAGCAATTAATGGGGAACTCTGATTACGTACCTTTTAATGAAGCGATGTGTACAAATCCAACGACTAGTGTGATTTTCAGTGAAGAATTTAATAAAATTCGTGCTACGGGGCATCAGGTGTCATTAGAGGATTATGAGCTGATAACAGTGAATCCGTTGAAACCATTGTTGACAAATGACTATCAATGTATTGTTTTATGGTTTGGAGACGATATGTTTTGTCAGCTGAATCTACTGACAGTTCTTGCTTTCTTAGAACAACAAGGGTATCAAGGCAAGGTCTATTATCATATGGTCAAGGAAATGACCTATGATGTGGAAGAAACGGAGATAGTACTAGGCGATTATATGGAGATCTATGAACAGGTGTTGATACAGCATCGTCTTCCAAAGGCTACAGTTTTACCAGTCATGTACCAGGGCGTTCAATTATATTTCAACTATTTAAAGGAGGAGAACGAGATTACCACGTACATAAAAAAACATCTCGATATGCCTCAAAATGATCTGATAAAGCAACTATTCTACTTATTTCCTCACTATGGATTAGGGGATCGTCAATATAGTAAACTTATCGAGAAAAGTAAAGAATGA
- a CDS encoding BMC domain-containing protein: MSSAIGMIETKGLVGSYEAADAMIKASDVTIVKQEFVDGGIVTVVVKGDVGSVQAAVEAGKAAAMRVGELLGAHVIPRPDEDVFQMIKGPEAPKKKPASTPASARAKKTTEATPTTDNRGEE, from the coding sequence ATGAGTAGCGCAATTGGAATGATTGAAACAAAAGGCTTAGTTGGTTCGTATGAAGCAGCGGATGCCATGATTAAGGCGTCAGACGTCACAATCGTTAAACAGGAATTCGTTGATGGTGGAATTGTGACGGTCGTCGTGAAGGGTGACGTAGGTTCAGTACAAGCAGCGGTAGAAGCTGGAAAGGCTGCTGCCATGCGTGTTGGTGAACTATTAGGCGCTCATGTCATTCCGAGACCTGATGAAGATGTATTCCAAATGATTAAAGGCCCAGAGGCACCAAAGAAAAAGCCTGCCTCTACACCAGCATCAGCACGTGCTAAAAAAACAACCGAAGCAACACCGACGACAGATAATCGAGGTGAAGAATAA
- a CDS encoding GNAT family N-acetyltransferase, producing MFIRRAKIEDCNFLTNLAYKSKAYWGYTEDFLQQCKDDLTVTKEYIEENPVYLMESDNKIVAFYSFTISERKLDALFIDPNYIGKGLGRMIWDHLLNKAEELGINEFTLDSEPNAEGFYLKMGAECIGSTPSSVFPNRHLPLMKVKVF from the coding sequence ATGTTCATTAGGAGAGCAAAAATAGAAGATTGCAATTTTTTAACCAACTTGGCTTATAAATCAAAAGCTTACTGGGGATATACAGAAGATTTTCTACAACAATGTAAAGATGATTTGACTGTAACTAAAGAATACATAGAAGAAAATCCCGTTTATTTAATGGAGAGTGATAACAAGATAGTAGCTTTCTATAGCTTTACAATTAGTGAACGGAAATTAGATGCATTGTTCATAGATCCTAATTATATCGGTAAAGGATTAGGGAGAATGATTTGGGACCATTTACTAAATAAAGCAGAAGAGTTAGGAATAAACGAATTTACTCTTGATAGCGAACCTAATGCTGAAGGTTTTTATTTAAAAATGGGAGCAGAGTGCATTGGCTCTACTCCTTCTTCGGTGTTCCCAAATCGTCATCTTCCTCTAATGAAAGTTAAAGTGTTTTAA
- a CDS encoding S66 family peptidase translates to MLLKPNKLQQGDYIATISPSWGGAGEPELKWRYEQGVKRLEEVFGLKVIAMPNSLKGADYLDKNPKARAEDLMMAFKDPKIKAIIANIGGDDSVRLLHYIDFEVITKNPKILMGYSDVTIVHLFCLKAGISSFYGPAILTDFAENVEMHSYTVQSIQKTLFSNEVIGEIVPSVEWTSEHLEWIESNKNQKRTMQPNKGYELLQGKGIVQGRLIGGCIEVLEFAKGTVLWPEEKYWENCILFFETSEDQPEPNLLRYWLRNYGVQGILQKANGIIFGKPQDEKYCEEYKEEILKVMKEFNLEDTPILYNMNFGHTEPKFILPLGALAEINCNTSSFTILENAVL, encoded by the coding sequence ATGTTATTAAAGCCAAATAAACTCCAGCAAGGAGATTATATCGCCACAATAAGTCCTTCTTGGGGAGGTGCTGGAGAACCAGAATTAAAATGGCGTTATGAACAAGGCGTAAAAAGACTTGAAGAGGTTTTTGGACTGAAAGTTATAGCAATGCCAAATAGCTTGAAAGGTGCAGATTATCTAGACAAAAATCCAAAAGCACGTGCAGAGGACTTAATGATGGCTTTTAAGGACCCCAAGATTAAAGCTATTATTGCAAATATTGGTGGTGATGATAGTGTTCGTTTACTCCATTACATTGATTTTGAGGTTATAACTAAAAATCCTAAAATTTTAATGGGTTACTCAGATGTAACGATTGTTCATTTATTTTGTTTGAAGGCGGGTATATCTTCATTTTATGGACCAGCAATTTTAACCGATTTTGCTGAAAACGTTGAAATGCACTCATATACCGTTCAATCTATTCAGAAAACGCTATTTTCTAATGAAGTAATAGGTGAAATTGTTCCTTCTGTAGAATGGACAAGTGAGCATTTAGAATGGATAGAATCAAATAAAAATCAAAAACGCACAATGCAGCCTAATAAAGGATACGAATTGCTGCAAGGTAAAGGTATAGTGCAGGGACGTTTAATAGGAGGGTGCATTGAAGTACTAGAGTTTGCTAAAGGTACCGTGCTATGGCCTGAAGAAAAATACTGGGAAAATTGCATCCTTTTCTTTGAAACATCTGAAGATCAACCAGAGCCTAACCTACTTAGATATTGGTTGAGAAACTACGGTGTACAAGGTATTTTACAAAAAGCAAACGGAATTATATTTGGTAAACCACAAGATGAAAAGTATTGCGAAGAATATAAAGAAGAGATTTTAAAAGTGATGAAAGAATTTAACTTGGAGGATACACCAATTCTATACAATATGAACTTTGGACATACCGAACCAAAATTCATTTTACCTCTTGGTGCATTAGCAGAAATTAATTGTAATACAAGCTCTTTTACTATTTTAGAAAACGCTGTACTGTAA
- a CDS encoding permease: MMKLKRYRFFFILLLGLFLLTFMNQAIAIKTVQLTGKSILDMLFLLPPIFILVGLLDQWVTKETLISYMGEKSGIYGVLFTLLLATVAAGPLYIAFPIAILLLKKGASVRYIVFFLGAWSTVKLPVLLYEFTSFGLKFTLIHICFGLVFYYLTGILFEKLYSQEKLLKDNATMEI; encoded by the coding sequence ATGATGAAGCTAAAAAGATATCGTTTCTTTTTCATTTTATTATTAGGATTATTTCTTCTTACATTTATGAATCAAGCAATTGCTATAAAAACCGTTCAGTTAACTGGTAAAAGTATTTTGGATATGTTATTTCTGCTACCTCCTATATTTATATTAGTTGGATTATTAGATCAATGGGTAACGAAAGAAACACTTATTAGTTATATGGGTGAAAAATCAGGTATATATGGAGTCCTCTTCACTCTATTATTAGCAACGGTAGCAGCAGGCCCTCTTTATATAGCCTTTCCAATAGCAATATTATTATTGAAAAAAGGAGCTAGTGTGCGCTATATAGTATTTTTCTTAGGGGCTTGGTCGACAGTGAAATTGCCGGTTCTGTTGTATGAATTCACATCATTTGGTCTTAAATTCACACTTATTCATATTTGTTTTGGTCTCGTGTTTTACTATTTAACAGGAATTCTTTTTGAAAAATTATACAGCCAAGAAAAATTACTAAAGGATAATGCAACCATGGAGATATAG
- the mdh gene encoding malate dehydrogenase: MAFRKNKIAVIGAGHTGSTLSLFLAQKELGDVVLVDIPEAENPTKGKALDLLQTGPIEKFNVSIKGTSDYEDIAGADIVVITAGIPRKPGMSRDDLVTTNAKIIQQVSRQIKHYAPNSIVLVLSNPVDAMTYVCHKETGFAKNRIIGQSGVLDTARFNTFVAQELQIAPEDVSGFVLGGHGDEMVPLIRYSYAGGIPLEKLIPQERLQQIVERTRKGGGEIVGLLGNGSAYYAPAAACAQMVEIIIKDQRKIIPSIALLEGEYGYHNLFLGVPTILGGNGIESVIELHLTNEEQAALQHSAEAVKQVIAICQNIE; this comes from the coding sequence ATGGCCTTTCGTAAAAATAAAATCGCTGTTATTGGAGCTGGTCACACTGGTTCTACATTGAGTTTATTTTTAGCACAAAAAGAATTAGGTGATGTGGTGCTTGTCGATATTCCAGAGGCTGAGAACCCGACAAAAGGGAAGGCATTGGATTTACTACAGACAGGCCCAATTGAAAAGTTTAATGTTTCCATTAAAGGGACGAGTGATTACGAAGATATAGCTGGTGCCGATATTGTCGTTATTACAGCTGGTATCCCTCGTAAGCCAGGCATGAGTCGTGATGATTTAGTTACTACAAATGCCAAAATTATTCAACAGGTTTCAAGACAAATTAAACACTATGCTCCAAATAGTATCGTCCTTGTGTTGAGTAATCCAGTTGATGCTATGACCTATGTGTGTCATAAGGAAACAGGCTTTGCTAAAAATCGGATTATCGGTCAGTCTGGTGTGTTAGATACAGCTCGCTTCAATACTTTTGTAGCCCAGGAGCTACAAATTGCACCAGAAGATGTCTCTGGCTTCGTGCTAGGGGGACATGGTGATGAAATGGTGCCATTAATCCGTTATTCCTATGCTGGAGGTATTCCATTAGAAAAGCTAATTCCCCAGGAACGACTTCAGCAAATCGTCGAGCGTACACGTAAAGGTGGCGGTGAAATTGTCGGTTTACTAGGAAACGGAAGTGCCTATTATGCCCCAGCTGCGGCATGTGCACAGATGGTTGAAATCATTATCAAAGATCAACGAAAAATCATCCCTTCTATAGCCCTATTAGAAGGTGAATATGGATACCACAATCTGTTTTTAGGGGTACCAACTATTTTAGGTGGCAATGGGATTGAATCTGTGATTGAATTGCACCTAACCAATGAAGAACAAGCAGCCCTCCAGCATTCAGCAGAGGCTGTTAAACAAGTGATTGCCATTTGCCAAAACATTGAATAG
- a CDS encoding VanZ family protein, translating into MDLISIVSGLLPYVKYSIFIITILIIGYFIYRKFYQGKYPIRLSKFVLITLLICWFIVVFGITTLSRGAKYTDQINFSLFTSYVNAWNKWSLTEYQLIIFNMLMFVPLGVLLPLIHHKNKSFWRVLVISIAFTSCIEISQLITGKGIFELDDLLHNTIGSLAGYFIVMVFIFWTEQRKLTFIPIVKAISIPVVFITLFGVANVVYNAQEFGNLPFKPAQKQNMEHIQMQLETELSNKSPNACVYYNKDVNDIKKGKLIAQSIAKQFNLKQQGGIRIEVDNRIFTFQDDEGSNYYLTYFMSNGSWSLSFDNINDDPLKVDIKQKKKLLENWLKSEGLLPNNAIYQQQDERTIRWDLAEPENLQSTCEDFSKGLVMISLFNQQVPDILFDISDNEMVAKKQLISQQQAYNVMVNGEFSTYNPLQKGDTLTITNVRLTYTYDTKGYYQPVYVFTCNVNDSDYIIEVLISAIQ; encoded by the coding sequence ATGGATTTGATTAGTATAGTATCGGGTCTTTTACCGTATGTAAAATATTCTATTTTTATCATCACAATCTTGATAATTGGATACTTTATATATAGAAAATTTTATCAGGGGAAATATCCAATACGTCTTTCTAAATTTGTTCTCATCACTTTACTTATTTGTTGGTTCATTGTAGTATTTGGAATCACTACTCTCAGTAGAGGGGCAAAATATACAGATCAGATTAATTTCAGTCTATTCACTAGTTATGTAAATGCATGGAACAAGTGGTCACTGACTGAATATCAATTAATCATCTTTAATATGTTAATGTTTGTACCGTTAGGCGTACTATTACCGTTGATTCATCATAAAAACAAATCATTTTGGCGTGTACTCGTCATATCAATTGCTTTCACGTCTTGTATTGAAATTTCCCAATTGATTACAGGTAAAGGGATTTTTGAATTAGACGACCTTTTGCATAATACCATTGGGAGTTTAGCAGGGTACTTTATCGTGATGGTATTCATTTTTTGGACCGAACAACGAAAATTAACATTTATACCGATTGTGAAAGCTATTTCTATTCCAGTAGTTTTTATTACGTTATTTGGCGTAGCAAATGTGGTATATAACGCTCAAGAATTTGGGAATCTGCCATTTAAACCTGCACAAAAACAAAATATGGAACACATACAGATGCAACTGGAAACTGAACTTTCCAATAAATCACCTAACGCATGTGTTTATTACAATAAAGATGTGAATGATATAAAAAAAGGAAAATTAATCGCCCAATCCATTGCTAAACAATTTAATTTGAAACAACAAGGTGGCATACGGATTGAAGTGGATAATCGTATATTTACATTTCAAGACGATGAAGGCAGTAACTATTATTTAACTTATTTCATGTCAAATGGTTCTTGGTCCTTATCATTCGATAATATAAATGATGACCCCCTAAAAGTTGATATTAAACAGAAAAAGAAACTTTTAGAAAATTGGTTAAAAAGTGAAGGATTATTACCTAATAACGCTATCTATCAGCAGCAAGATGAACGTACAATTCGTTGGGATTTAGCTGAACCAGAGAATTTACAATCCACATGTGAAGATTTCTCTAAAGGTCTGGTTATGATTAGTCTTTTTAATCAGCAAGTACCCGACATATTATTTGACATCAGTGACAATGAAATGGTTGCGAAAAAGCAATTAATTTCACAACAGCAAGCATATAATGTAATGGTAAACGGAGAGTTTAGCACATACAATCCTTTACAAAAAGGTGATACATTAACGATAACGAATGTTCGTCTAACATATACTTATGATACAAAAGGTTATTATCAGCCCGTATATGTATTTACATGCAATGTAAATGATTCAGACTACATAATTGAAGTTTTAATCTCAGCTATTCAGTAA
- a CDS encoding phosphate propanoyltransferase: protein MTTATKTFPVAISARHIHLSEEDLQALFGPNATLTKDFDLSQPGQFAAKERVSIEGPKGIIHNVRVLGPVRPATQVEVSRTDAMKLGVKPPLRQSGDIDHSAGIKILHQNKELHIEQGVIIAQAHIHMTEEDAKALEVHNNELVSVEVESDRPVTFRGVVVRVSNDFSLEMHIDTDEANAGFIEQQAQGKLVKISS from the coding sequence GTGACAACAGCTACAAAAACATTTCCAGTGGCCATTTCGGCTCGTCATATTCATCTTAGTGAAGAGGATTTGCAAGCACTTTTTGGTCCAAATGCAACGCTGACAAAGGATTTTGACTTATCACAGCCTGGGCAATTTGCTGCCAAGGAGCGTGTCTCTATCGAGGGTCCAAAAGGCATTATCCATAATGTTCGTGTACTTGGACCAGTGAGACCAGCAACACAGGTGGAAGTCAGCCGAACAGATGCCATGAAGCTTGGTGTGAAACCTCCGTTAAGACAGTCGGGTGATATTGACCATTCTGCAGGCATTAAAATCCTTCACCAAAATAAAGAATTGCATATCGAGCAGGGTGTTATCATTGCACAGGCACATATTCATATGACAGAAGAAGATGCCAAAGCATTGGAAGTGCATAATAACGAATTGGTTTCTGTGGAAGTTGAAAGTGATCGACCTGTTACTTTCCGTGGCGTAGTCGTCCGTGTTTCCAATGACTTTAGTCTGGAAATGCATATCGATACGGATGAAGCCAATGCAGGTTTTATTGAACAGCAAGCACAGGGTAAATTAGTAAAAATCTCATCGTAA
- a CDS encoding tyrosine-type recombinase/integrase, whose amino-acid sequence MYFNTRCSIWLKRYLDEREDKEPRLFITDRRPKRRMSIDNLRYIIKRISNRASIKEYTSASITTQHATHMINNGAPIDVIQSLLGHEKSETTKIRSAKRKAKTGFIQ is encoded by the coding sequence GTGTACTTTAATACCCGCTGTTCTATTTGGTTAAAAAGGTATTTAGATGAAAGAGAGGATAAGGAACCTCGTTTGTTTATTACGGACAGACGGCCGAAAAGGCGAATGAGCATTGATAATTTAAGATATATTATCAAGCGCATATCAAATCGTGCTAGTATAAAAGAGTATACATCCGCATCAATTACGACACAGCATGCAACGCATATGATTAATAACGGTGCGCCAATTGATGTCATTCAAAGTTTACTAGGTCATGAAAAGAGTGAGACTACAAAGATACGCTCAGCTAAGCGGAAAGCTAAGACAGGATTTATACAGTAA
- a CDS encoding phosphate propanoyltransferase — translation MQENLVQKIVEEVLQQVLKNQSSPPHDGKIPIGVSARHVHLAQAEVEQLFGENYQLTPKFELSQPGQFAAEETVVIAGPKGSIERVRILGPARSLSQVEVSWTDAMKLGLKPPLRISGDIQGSSPVTLIGPKGSVVLNEGLIIAQAHIHMSPADSARFNVVDGQSVQIKVEGIRPIILSNVVIRVSERYRLEMHIDTDEANAGLIQQGTLAEIVHHQGSEPSSIPVKVQSPVVEKVEKPSVYHYDKKLLSQIEVLEIEAQEIVVPKKTIVTALAYDKLRELNKTLTVRAE, via the coding sequence ATGCAAGAAAATCTGGTTCAAAAAATTGTGGAAGAAGTTCTGCAGCAAGTCTTAAAAAATCAATCTTCCCCTCCACATGACGGTAAAATTCCTATTGGTGTATCTGCCCGCCATGTCCATCTTGCACAAGCAGAGGTGGAGCAGCTTTTCGGTGAGAATTATCAGCTTACACCGAAGTTTGAGCTTTCACAGCCAGGGCAATTTGCTGCAGAGGAAACCGTAGTAATTGCTGGTCCAAAAGGATCAATTGAGAGAGTACGTATTCTTGGCCCAGCTCGATCGTTGTCTCAAGTGGAAGTAAGCTGGACAGATGCTATGAAATTAGGGTTGAAACCTCCATTAAGAATTTCCGGTGATATTCAAGGTTCTAGTCCTGTTACATTAATCGGTCCAAAGGGGAGTGTCGTGTTAAATGAAGGACTTATTATTGCACAGGCACATATTCATATGTCCCCTGCGGATAGTGCGAGATTTAATGTAGTAGATGGACAGTCTGTTCAAATCAAGGTAGAAGGAATTCGCCCGATTATTTTATCGAATGTGGTCATCCGTGTATCAGAGCGTTATCGATTAGAAATGCATATCGATACAGATGAAGCCAATGCAGGATTAATTCAGCAGGGAACACTTGCTGAAATTGTACATCACCAAGGAAGTGAACCATCTTCTATACCAGTGAAAGTGCAGTCGCCAGTCGTAGAGAAAGTAGAGAAACCATCCGTCTATCATTATGATAAAAAGCTACTTTCACAAATAGAAGTGCTAGAAATAGAAGCACAAGAAATTGTAGTACCAAAGAAAACGATTGTGACAGCATTGGCTTATGATAAGCTACGAGAGCTAAATAAAACATTAACGGTCCGAGCTGAGTAG
- a CDS encoding carboxypeptidase M32, whose protein sequence is MTVQQFIDYVKKMQHYEEALNVIYWDMRTGAPKKGLAQRSEVIGTLSASLFDMQTSEELGELLSALETQKADLDYVTLRLVEEVRKNYDQNKKIPADEYKEYVILQSKSETAWEEAKATNNFALFLPYLEEIIQWQKRFIHYWGIKNGSPYNTLLDLYEPDMTTDVLDQVFGDLRQSIVTLVQKIADSSNKPNTDMLFKHFPREAQRELSLEMLTQLGYDFEAGRLDESVHPFMIGLNHGDARITTKYDENDFRSAIFGTIHECGHAMYEQNIDEKLAGLPLATGTSMGIHESQSLFYENFVGRNEKFWEHNYERLQHFSPAQFGDVALDEFLRAINMVEPSFIRIEADELTYPLHIMIRYEIERDLFNGDLQAKDLPQVWNDKYEEYLGIRPETDAKGVLQDMHWSGGMFGYFPSYALGMIYAAQWKHAMDKDLPNFDELLEKGELLPIREWLTEKVHQYGALKKPFELLHEATGEGLNAKYLANYLQEKYTKLYQL, encoded by the coding sequence ATGACAGTTCAACAATTTATAGACTATGTGAAGAAGATGCAACATTATGAGGAAGCACTCAATGTGATTTATTGGGATATGCGGACAGGTGCACCCAAAAAAGGGCTAGCGCAACGTTCAGAGGTTATTGGCACATTGTCAGCCTCTTTATTTGATATGCAGACAAGTGAAGAATTAGGCGAGCTTTTATCTGCTTTAGAAACACAAAAAGCGGATCTTGACTATGTAACACTTCGTTTAGTGGAAGAAGTAAGAAAGAATTACGATCAAAACAAAAAAATCCCAGCAGATGAATATAAAGAATACGTGATTCTTCAATCAAAATCGGAAACGGCTTGGGAAGAAGCAAAGGCAACTAATAATTTCGCCCTTTTCTTACCATATTTAGAAGAAATCATTCAATGGCAGAAAAGATTCATTCACTATTGGGGCATAAAAAACGGATCTCCGTACAATACATTACTCGATTTATATGAACCAGATATGACGACAGATGTCTTAGATCAAGTGTTTGGCGACTTACGTCAATCAATTGTGACACTTGTCCAGAAAATTGCCGATTCATCGAATAAGCCAAATACAGATATGTTATTTAAGCATTTCCCAAGGGAAGCACAGCGTGAGCTATCATTAGAAATGCTAACGCAGCTTGGGTATGATTTTGAGGCAGGACGCTTGGATGAAAGTGTGCACCCTTTCATGATTGGCCTTAATCATGGTGATGCTCGTATTACAACGAAATATGATGAAAATGACTTCCGTTCAGCTATTTTTGGCACTATTCATGAGTGCGGTCACGCGATGTACGAGCAAAACATTGATGAAAAACTTGCAGGTCTGCCATTAGCTACTGGGACATCGATGGGTATTCATGAATCACAATCATTATTTTATGAAAACTTTGTCGGCAGAAATGAAAAATTCTGGGAGCATAACTACGAGCGCCTTCAACACTTCTCACCAGCCCAATTTGGCGATGTTGCATTAGACGAATTTTTACGTGCCATCAATATGGTAGAACCATCATTTATTCGCATTGAAGCAGATGAGTTAACATATCCACTACATATTATGATTCGCTATGAAATTGAACGTGACCTATTCAACGGCGATCTTCAAGCAAAAGATCTTCCACAAGTATGGAATGATAAATACGAGGAATACTTGGGCATTCGTCCTGAGACAGATGCAAAAGGGGTACTACAAGATATGCACTGGTCAGGGGGCATGTTTGGATACTTCCCATCTTATGCTTTAGGGATGATTTATGCAGCACAATGGAAGCACGCAATGGATAAAGATCTTCCAAACTTTGATGAACTGTTAGAAAAGGGAGAGCTTCTACCAATTCGAGAGTGGCTAACAGAGAAAGTACATCAATATGGTGCACTGAAAAAGCCGTTCGAGCTACTTCATGAGGCGACAGGGGAAGGCTTAAATGCCAAGTATCTTGCAAACTACTTACAAGAAAAATATACAAAGCTATATCAGCTATAA
- a CDS encoding EutN/CcmL family microcompartment protein gives MQMGRVIGSVWATRKEEGLNGLKLLIIQPIDSNQQPIRTEIVAADRIGAGIGDDVLITSGGSSRYIMKENPLPIDAVVIGIIDSTEVMRGEDNE, from the coding sequence ATGCAAATGGGTAGAGTAATAGGCAGTGTATGGGCAACACGTAAGGAGGAAGGGCTGAATGGATTAAAGCTATTAATCATTCAACCCATTGACTCCAATCAACAGCCGATTCGCACAGAAATTGTTGCAGCTGATCGTATAGGTGCGGGGATTGGTGATGATGTACTCATTACAAGCGGTGGGTCATCACGCTATATTATGAAAGAAAATCCATTACCAATCGATGCAGTTGTTATAGGTATTATTGATTCTACTGAAGTGATGAGAGGTGAAGACAATGAGTAG
- a CDS encoding tyrosine-type recombinase/integrase, with translation MEKALFEFMYSTGCRIGEVVILNREDIDFQSNSVIVQGKGDKERGSVL, from the coding sequence ATGGAGAAAGCACTATTTGAGTTTATGTATTCAACCGGCTGCCGTATTGGTGAAGTTGTAATATTAAATCGAGAAGATATCGATTTTCAATCGAATTCAGTAATTGTACAAGGGAAAGGTGATAAAGAAAGGGGAAGTGTACTTTAA
- a CDS encoding PadR family transcriptional regulator has translation MKHTGRHTGAFLLLFLTEGDNYGGKLLQKCEEELPINPIDSAILYRTLKKLEEEGAVESYLNISEQDKPIRMYKITTIGKRKLEEFHLDIEEKLKNLAFFLDKFEKWKVQDNG, from the coding sequence ATGAAGCATACAGGGAGACATACAGGAGCATTTCTTTTGCTGTTTTTAACAGAGGGAGATAACTATGGAGGAAAACTTCTACAAAAATGTGAGGAGGAGCTTCCCATCAACCCAATTGATAGTGCGATATTATATCGCACGCTAAAAAAATTAGAGGAAGAAGGCGCTGTTGAATCTTATTTGAATATATCTGAGCAAGACAAACCGATAAGGATGTACAAAATTACTACTATTGGTAAAAGAAAATTAGAAGAATTTCATCTAGATATTGAAGAAAAATTGAAAAATTTAGCTTTTTTCCTAGATAAATTTGAGAAATGGAAGGTTCAAGATAATGGTTAG